Sequence from the Bacillus thuringiensis genome:
CTTTATCTCCGTCAACAGCTCAATCATTTTCTCATTTTGCTCCACTTGTTTCTCAGAGTTTTGATAGATGAAACGAACCCATCTAAGTGCAAGAATAATAAGAAACAACGGAAGCATTGAAATTAGAAAGCCGATAATTGAAAAATTTGTATACATATACATCACCTCGCTGTGTACACTTTCTACATTTCCCCACTAAAACCTTCCATTTTTTACAAATTAAAAAAAGAACCTATCAAACGATAGATTCTTCTTTCGCGAACTGAGTAGAACGTCCTCTCGTAATCGAGAAAATTGCACAAAGCAGCGCTAATATAATAAAGCCGCCTCCTACCCAAGCATTATATATAACAGACGATTTCTCAATAACAACTCCGCCTACTGTTGAACCGAGCGCAATTCCTAAGTGAAGGGCAGAGTTATTTAAACTTTGCTGAATACCAGCTGATTCTGGTGCAATTTCAATTAAATAATTTTGTTGTGCTGGCGAAATAGCCCAGCTCAGCATACTCCAAAGTCCCATCATAATAATGAACAGCGGGAATGAGAATGTCATTAATGGCAATAGGAAGATCGCACATGCAAATACGATAATGATGGAAATAATACTTTTCTTCGATCCCCATTTATCAGCAAGAAAGCCCCCGAGGCCACCTCCAAGTACCGCCGCAATTCCGAAAATGAAGTAAAATACACTAATCCAATTCGCTTCCACATGCATCACATCTTTTAAGAAAGGCGTTAAATATGCATATAGTGTTAAATGACCCGTTAAAAATAAAAATGATGTTAACTGTGCACTGACAATTTTTTTATCTTTTAACGTAGCAATTTGTTCTCTTATCGATAACACTGATGTCGGTGGTACTTTCGTTAAGAATAATGAAATACAAGCAATTGCCATAACTGTTAAAATCGAAATTAATACAAATGGTGCACGCCATCCATATGCGTTTCCAAGTACAAGACCAAGCGGTACTCCAAGTACGAGCGATCCACTAATCCCCATAAAAATGATTCCTATTGCTCGCGCACGAAAGTGCGGTTCTACAACGCTAGAAGCAAGTGTTACTGACAGTGCAATAATAAGCGAACCACTCGCCGCACAAATCACCCTTGAGAACATTAACATCCCGTAATTCACACTAAATGCTGAAATGATATTTCCGATTAAGAAAATTGATAATGCCCCAACATATAATGTTTTTCTTTCAAACTTCCCTGTTAACGCTAATAAAACAGGACCTGATAAAGCAAATACTACTGAAAATATTGTTATAAGCTGACCAGCTGCACTAATAGAAACTCCTAAATCATTGGCAACTAAATCGAGCGTTCCTCCTATAATTAGCTCAACCGTTCCGACTACGAAAGCCGCGATAGCTAAAATATACACACGAAAATTCAAGTCTTTCCCCACGCTTTCTATTTTGGTTACTACGACTATAGTAACCAAAATAGAAACTGTAAGCAAGTACATTTTTTTTACAGTAAAAAAGGTAGACGTATTATACGCCTACCTTTCAATCATGACACTTCAGTTTTGTTCTTCTTATTTAAATACCAATATACCGGTAGTCCCGTAAACACAATTCCAATTGATAAGAAACAACTTACTGGATCATTTATAATTGCACTACCAATTACAAAGAATGAACCTAAAATTGCAACGATTGGTACGATTGGGAATAACGGTACACTGTATGCACGCTCTTTATTTTTATTACGTTTTCTTAAAATGAAGACACCAATAAACGTCATTACATAGAAAATATAAATAATGAATACGGAAATCTCAGATAGCTTATTCGGATCACTAATAATCATTAAAATAATTCCTAAAATGATTTCAACAGTAATCGCATTTGCTGGTGTTTTAAATCTTGGACTTTCCTTTGCAATAAACTTAGCAAATGGAAGTTGTCCACGTTCTGCCATCGACATTGGGATACGTGGGAACGTTAAAATCTTTCCATTTAAACAACCGAAAATAGAAACGATAATACCAATACTAATAATTTTCCCACCATATTCTCCAAGTAGCATTCCTGCAGCTGTCGCTGTTGCATTTTCTCCAAGGTCTACAATTTGTGTTGCTGGTAATACATTCAGTAACGCCAAATTAATTAATACGTAAGCAGCTGTTACAATTAAAATCCCAACTGTCATAGCTTTCGGTAATAACTTTGTTGGATTCTTCATTTCTCCACCAATCGAAGCAAGTAAAATCCAGCCGTCATAAGCAAATAACGTTGCTAAAATTGCCATCCCGATACTTTGATTTTCTGATATTGGCACAACTACGTTAAAGATATCGCTATTTCCTTTCCAAAAACCTAACACAACAATTAATACGATTGGAATCATTTTCCCGATTGTCGTAATCGTTTGAACGATACCTCCGTATTTTGTTCCCATACTATTTACAACGCCAAGGAACACAACTGTTCCAATTGCGATTGGTAAATTCCATACTTTATCTAAATAGAAAAAATTAATCATTAAAGAACTAAAGTATAACCCTAATGTTCCAATAATAGCTGGTCCATACACAATCGTTTGCATCCAGCCTGATAAATATCCCCAAAAACTTCCGTAAATCTCCTCTAAATACGTATACAACCCACCATTTTTCGGGATTTGCGCTCCAATTTCAGCTACTGTTAAACCACTTGCTAACGTCAACAGACCACCAATTACCCAAGCAAGAATCGCCATATTAGAACTCCCTGAGTAATCTAATACGCTCCCCGGTTTCATAAACACACCAGATCCAATAATCGTTCCTACTACGATAGAAAGTGCTACCGTTAAACCAATTTTGTTCTTCTCATCATGATGCATGCTGCGTATCCTCCTTCCAATCCTAGTGTGATGCAAAAATGAAATAAAAAAACACTCCTCCCTAAAAAAGGGACGAGTGTTATATTCGTGGTTCCACCCTTGTTTCAATTCGTAAAGTAACACACTTCACCAATTTCTCAAGTCTACATAACGGTTTTTGCCGGCAAGCAATTACTAGATGTTCGTTCACTGCTGCAGTTCAGAGGTGGTAATCTATTTTTTCGTATTAGGAAGCTCACAGCCAAAGGCTTCCCTCTCTGAGAATCGTAAAAAATTGATCGTGTCCTCATCATCACTTCTTGATGTCGAATTTTGTAGTTATTGTTCATTATATTGAATTGTTAGAAAAAATCAATATTTTTTTTTATATAACATACGAAATATTTCTCTTCTTATATTATAACAGAAGTTACGCCACTTCTCTAATTCCCTAAAAATGGTATAATCCATATAGGAGGTGCACCAATAATGATTGCTGTTTTTTGTATCATCGCTACATTTCTTTCTGTTCTATTCGCTATCATGTTCAGGCACAAGTATCCTGGTTATAGCATTTTAGCGGTAGCTATTATACCAGCTGTTTCCTTCTACGTATTAGGTAAATATCAATACACGGAAGTGTTTATCGGTTTTGCAATCTTCTACTGCGTCTTTGGATACATACTAACAATGAAAAGAATTTCAATGCCTCATTAAAAGGGACCGATTTCTACTTATAGAAATCGGCCCTTGCACGTACCTTCCGGTTGCCCACACGAAAGATACGACTTCATTCAATTATTTCTCATCTTTTTTCATAAAAAACTTATGGTGCGGTAAATCAACATTCAATGCCTCTAATTGTTTCTTTTCATTGTCTAAAATCGCTTTTGCTTTTGTTTTTGTTGCTTCATCTAATCCCGCAAAGATGTCTTCACGCTTCTCTTTCTCTGGAAGTTTCACACCTAATTTTGTTAATTCTTCTTTTGCTTGCTCATGCGTTAATTTTCCAGATTTCTTTTGCTCTAAAATCGCTTTTGCTTTTGTTTTTGTTGCCTCATCTAATCCCGCAAAGATGTCTTCATGCTTCTCTTTCTCTGGAAGTTTTACACCTAGTTTTGTTAATTCTTCTTTTGCTTGCTTATGCGTTAGTTTGCCGGACTTTTCTTGTTCAAAAATTGACTTCGCTTTCTCTTTCGCCTGTTCATCTAAGTTAGCAAGCATGTCTTTACGCTTACCCTTCTCCGGCATTTTCACACCTAATTTCGTTAATTCCTCTTGCGCTTGTTCTCGTGTTAATTTTCCGGATTTCTCTTGCTCTAAAATTGACTTCGCTTTCTCTTTCGCCTGTTCATCTAAGTTAGCAAACATGTCTCCATGCTTACCTTTCTCCGGCATTTTCACGCCTAACTTTGTTAATTCCTCTTTTGCTTGTTCACGTGTTAGTTTTCCGGATTTCTCTTGTTCTAAAATGGACTTCGCTTTTTCTTTCGACTGATCATCTAATCCTGCGAACATGTCTTTACGTTTCTCTTTTTCAGGAAGCTTAACACCTAGTTCCTCTAGCTGTTTCTTTGTATCGTCCATAATCGTTTTTACTTTTTGTTTTGTAGCATCATCTAAATCTTTTTTCACCGTTTTTGTAGCTTGCTCAGCTGCTGAAGTATTCGTTGCCGCGAATGCCGGAATACCGACTCCTCCAATGATTCCGAATGATACAGCACCTGCAATCGCTAAATACCCTACTGTTTTCTTCTTCATAGGAAATTTCCTCCTTCATAGTTCTAAAGCATGTACACTTTCGTATACAATGCTTATCCTAATGTTGGTTTCTTAAAATTTCCTTAACACCTTAACAAAAAAACACCGCTCATCATGAGCGGTGTCTCTCTATGCATTTTGTAATTGTACTTCTTCGCGTTCCATTATTTTTCTTAATACGATTGTTTGCATCATTGTAAATAAGTTACCTGTTATCCAGTACAACACAAGTCCGGATGGCGCCGCAAATCCCATAAATAGAATCATTGCCGGCATCATAATTTGCTGTATTTTTAGCATTTGTACTTGTTCTCCAGGCGTACTATTCGATTGGAAAATTTTCATCTGAATAAATGTCGTTAACGCTGCAATAATCGGTAATATATGATAAGGATCTGCATGTCCTAAGTTCACCCATAAAAATGTAGATGTGCGAATCTCTTCTGTTCGGCTAATCGCATAATACAAAGCAGAAAAAATCGGCATTTGTATTAATAGTGGCCAGCAACCAGCAAGTGGATTCCAACCGCCTGATTTCATTAGTTCTGACATTTCTTTTTGATACTGTTTTTGTTTTTCAAGGTCTTTGCTTACATCACCGTGTTTTTTCTTTAGCTTCTGTAATTCAGGTTGCATTTTTTTCATTTTCGCTTGGCCACGATATTGCGAAACAGCTAATGGAATCATCGCTGAACGAATAACGAGCGTCATAATAATGATGGCAATCCCGAAGCTTCCACTCGGTATATGATGAGCAACAAATTGAATCATATACGAGATTGGATATACGAAATAATGGTTCCAAATTCCCGTACTATGTGAATCGATTGTGCCTGCATTACTGCAGCCAGATAAAACAAAAACAAGTACTACTGATAAACTAATGAGCGCAGCTCGGTATGATTTTAACATGTTCATTCCTCCAATGTTTCGTAATTATTTAGCGAAACATTGGTGTATACGGACCGACCTCATCATTCTCTTCACTTGATTCTTGTCTGCGTACAGAACGAATCATTCCATATTTATAAAAAATAGAAAATAGCGGTACATTCCCTGCACTATCTTCACACGTATCAACTAACGCAAAAGCTCTTTGTCTACCGCTTGATGCTTGCTGACGCACAAAGCGAGAAACGTTAGCAAGGAAGAAAACTTCTAATAAACAAAGTGCTGTCGTTACAAACGATATATATAGAATTGCATCCTGCAATAAAAATTCCATCGCTTCACATCCTTAATAAGGTCATTTTAGCACATTCGGCAAACATTCTCTATTTCCTTTTATCGTCAAAAAAGTATTTTGCATATTTTCTCAAGAAAACAATAATTAAGAAACATTGTATTCGCTTTCTTTAGTATATTCACACACATCAATGAATAGGCTTGATTTATTAGAAATTTATAAAATTTTCGTATTATAATAAAACTATTGCCAGTTTTTGAAAAAACCTTTATTCTCTTCATGTAATCAAAAATGAATATGGAGATGAAACATACTATGGGTCAACTAGGAGACGCCGATTACGTTCCCGACACCGCCTTTTTATCCTTCCCAGCAGCTAAAACATTTCACTTAGAATTTATCATACAGTTGGTTGTTATTTTCGTAGCTTCTATTTTGTATGCAATTTCTATGAATATGTTCTTTATCCCGCATAATATGATTAGCGGTGGATTCGCTGGTGTAGGGATGATTATCGGTTATTTAATGCACTACAATATCGGTGCACTTATCTTTTTACTAAACATTCCTCTTCTTATTTTAAGTCACTTTTACTTAGGAAAGAAGACAACCTTTTTAACAGCGTACTTTGTAGCTGTATCATCTTTAGCGATGAACATTATCCCGGTACACCAAGTTTCAGACGATATTTTACTTTCTTCTGTATTCGGTGGTGTCATCTGCGGAGCAGCTTCAGGAATTATATTCCGATTTGCTTCTTCAACAGGCGGTTTTGATGTCGTTGGATTGATTGTAGCGAAACATCGAGATATTTCGATTGGAGCAATCATCTTTGGATTCAACTTAATCTTACTTGTTGCAGCAGGATTTATTTTCGGATGGGATATTACGCTTTATACGTTAATTAGTCGGTTTGTAGTCAGCAAAGTAATTGATGCCGTGCATACAAAACATATTAAATTAACGATAATGACAGTTACAGAAAAAGGTGAGGAAATAAAAAGCGCACTATTACATCACGGCATACGCGGGGTGACAATGGTAGACGCTGTCGGCGGCTATACAAACCATAAGAAAAAAATGATTTACACTGTCGTGACTCGATATGAGTTAGGCGAAATGAAACGTATTATCCGTCAAGTGGATAACAAAGCATTCATGAATATTACTGAAACAGTTGAAATTGTCGGCCGTTTCAAACGTATATAAGAAAGCGCAAGGGACTAATATTCCTTGCGCTTTTTATTTTTTACACTTATTACAAAATCAGATAATTCTATTATTGTGTCCCTAAATGTGTTATAATGAAAACAGACTCACAAAAAAAGAGTATATAGACTTGGAAGTTTCTCATATTTTACAAGCAAAAAGAAACGAGAAGTCGGGTATATTTCAGACACCATACACGTAACGGTTTAAACAACCGATCATCTTAGTTACTCTTCAATGATCTTTTTATAAAAAGATACGTACAATTAAAACTCACTTCAATATACTATACCTACCTTTTTGACTTCCAAATCATCTTATTACATAGGGAGATGAACATATGAATCAATATATACGATATACAATAGCTGTCCTGTTTGCTATTATCGGCGGAACAATCTGCTTTTGGACAAACACTCAGCTTGGAGAGAATATCATTTTTAATGGAATCGAAACACTTGTAAGCGCTTCAATTTTAGGCGGATACATTTACTTCCTCTTCAATCCAGAAGAGAATGCGCAAAAAACAATGTTATTAACAATGATCGGGATCGTTGGCGGATGTATTTCCTACTCAATGACTAACTATACATTACCACTTCAATTAAGCTCAGCTTTCTTCCACGGTCTATGGACTTGGTTCATTGCCTTCTGCCTAGCAGACGTATTCAACCTATTACAAGACAATGAAGAAGATCGCGGTCGCCAAATTGAAAGTAACTCGTAAGCTGGAAGATATTCTTCCAGCTTTTTTATGTTGTTTTGCATACCACAGCATCATAATAAAAAGAAGCTACCCTACGGCAACTTCTTTTCCACATACCCCACTTCGTATTCACTAAAATATATCAACGATTTTTCAAATATATCAATCGTTTCTCCACTTATATCAACGATTTTTTCATTATATCGGCGATTCGACACAAGATACCAATTAAACGACAACCTTCGACACTCGAAACGCACAACATACCCTATCCCCCAAGCAATTTACTGCCGAACTCTACGATTAAAAAGATAACTAATAGGATCGCGAGTATCTTTAATGCTACATACGCTACTTTAAAAACAGCATAAATGAGCAAGACTATTAAAATAATCGTTAAAATTTCCATCTAGAATTCCTCCAAGCTTTGCTCTTCATATCTTATTTTACTCGCCCCACACTTTTTATGGAACGGCATAAAACGACATAGAAAAAAGAGGATACCTCACCCATCGTAAGATACCCTCTCTTTCAGCTGCTCAAACCATTCTCTCTCTAATTGTAAATATCCCATTTCACTATTCTCAGCGCTCTTCAATTCTTTATCCGCTTTCCTCATATAAACGTTGGAAGCTTCCATATCGCCCTCTACATATTTCACAATTCCTTGTGTACGATAATACCCATGTAAGTCTATTTTTGTAATAGCCTTCCCATGTTCCTTCGCTTCTTGTAGAGAAAGACTATCCAGCTGATACAGAGATTTATATAAAAGATACCAACTATGAAAACTACTAACGAAATATTTGTTTTCTTTCGTTACAGGTAGTTGAACAATTGGTTCTATATATGGTATCGCTCTTTCCATTCCCTTTTGATCAGCTCTGGCACAAAAGACGAGCATAAGTCCGCTCATTATATCTCTTATACTTTTATTTTCTTTTAATTTTTCCTCACTAAGTTCTATTAATCTCTTATCCCAATCTTTCGGCCTTTTATAACTAAATAACTCACTTGATACTTGAATATTATATAAATGCTGCTTCGCCTTTTCATCATCTTTAATTAAAATAAGAAATTGCATACCATCACTCAAAAACGTTCCTTTTATCGGTACGATTGTAGCTGCAAAAATGACAAAGTGTAAAACAGAAAAATATAAGAGATATTGATAATAACTCACCATGTATATGTAACCGAAAGTAATACCAAATAGTAAACTCGTAATCGGTCCACCTAAAGTGAGCCATGCCCATTTTTTCGAAAGATTCGGTGTCTCTATAGAAGGAGGCACTAGCATCGCCACGCCTCCAAAGTACATCCACAATTTATTTTCACGAATGCGTACTTTCCCCTTCTCTTTTTGAAAAGTAATCGGCCCTACTGTCATAAATTTAAAATTCAAACCACCTATTAAACCAAACACTACATGTCCTAGCTCATGAATAGCTAGCACCAATAAAAAAATTCCAAATAATGCCCATATATCCAACATTACTTCTAATTTCTCAGTTCTGATTACTCCGTATAAAATGGACAAAACTAACGCCGCCGTCATAGAACCAGCTGGCCTTCTTAAAATATCCACCTTTTTCTCCCCTTAATAAATCATTTTTCTCTGCATTTCGTACATAAACTTTCCAAGATGCAATATCCAAATAAATGAGATTAAGCCAATTAATACAAAGTCGATATCACTAGCCGCCGTATATATAACGGCAGCCCACCATACATATGCCAATATTGTATTCGTAAATTCATATGCTTTATATCCAGCCTCATGCACAATGTGCTTTAATCCTTCATCTGCGTTTTTCGTCCACATTTTCATAGATTCCATATATGTTACACCTTGTTCAGGGTATAGCTTATTATAACGATTTTTTGTTATGAGCCCACTAATCACTACAATAGTTAAACAAACAATAGAAGCTACTAAATTCCACACTGCAAATGAAACATTTGTATCCTGCAACAGTGCACGTCTACATGCAATAACTGCATATACAAACCATGCCTGCGTAACTATATCACCTACACGTAAATATATACTTATAATGCCTAATTTTCTGCCTTGCACACTCTCTTCTTCATCGCGTGCCTCCGCTAACATACGTGTATTCTTCCAAGTGTAATACATCATTATCATTCCAAAAAGAGTACATACACCTATAAATGTATTAGATGATAATTTTCTCGGTTCATCCGAGAGTAAATTTAAAGCTATATACGATGTTAAAAAGCCACCGATCATACTTAATGCCATTTTCCCCACAAAATCAAATTGTTTTTTTCGTTTACTCTTCATCATCCTCTTCCCCCTCCACTAACGTGAATATTTCCTCCACTGGTACATTGAAAATGTGTGCGATTTTTAACGACAATACGATAGATGGTGCATAATCCCCGCGCTCAATTAAACTAATCGTTTGCCGTGATGAGCCAATCGCTTTCCCTAAATCCCCTTGTGATAAACGATGCTTTGCTCGCAATTCCCTCACTCGATTTTGAAGCTTCATGTCTTCCCTCTTTTTCATTTATTTAATTAAAATTGTAAATAATATCCTTATCATTGTCAATTATAATTGTCATTTTGACGTTAATAATTTACAATTATAACCTATTGAATTTTAAACTAAGAAACAAACAAAAACTTATTAAAATAAAAAAGGCAGTGCTTTTGCACTGCCTTCCTAAATTCTGACATAGAATGGATTTCATATTAGCTTGCGTTTTGTAGTAATACTCGTTTTAACTGCTTACGGAAACGAATACCTAACGTAACCGCTACAATCACAATAACTCCAATAATGATTTTACCGATATGACCTTCTAGCACTCCAAAAATATCATGTAAGTTTCCACCTAACCAGTAACCACCGATTAAGAAGAATGATACCCAAAATAGAGCACCTGAGTAAATTGTAATTGCAAAGCGACGGAATGGTAAGTTAATAATTCCTGCAAAGTACCCTGTAAAATGACGTACACCAGGAATAAAGAAACCGATAAAAATTAGGAAGTATCCATACTTATCAAACCACATTCTTGTTAAGTCGATTTTTCTTTGTGTTAAAAATACGTATTTCCCATACTTTTGAATAAAAGGCATACCTAATTTATTTCCTAAAAAGTATTGAATCGTCATTCCTACACTTGTCCCAATAAAGGAGAGAATGATTAAAATCGGTAAGCTTAAATCACCCTTATGTGCTAAAAATCCCGCATATGCTAATGTTGGCTCTCCCGGAAACGGAAGTGCAATATATTCTAACAGCAAACCAACAAGTACAACATAGTACCCGTATTGCTGAAATAATTCATGAATCCATTCCATGTCATCTCTCCTTTCAATCACGTACAACTTCTTACTATTATTGTATAAAAAAATTGTCGAAATAACTATCACAATAGCTTACATTTTTATTACATTTTTGTAAGGCTCACACTAAAACTTTCTTTTCTTTATTTCCTTCTATTTACTTTCATTCAAAAACAATTCAACAAATATATACCGTACGAAACTGAGGGCTTAATATGCATATTTTATCCATTTTTTAACACTTAAAAATCGTTATATTTTGTTCTTAATAAAAAACCACTACAAACTCATACGAACTTCATATTAGCTTCATATACGTATTGTAAGATTATATCGGAATTTGTTGAAAAATTTAACCAATAAATGACTAAGCATTAATTTGAATAAATATGAATAGCTTTTCGAAATTGAAAAAAGGGTGAATAAGAAATGGAAGCTTATAAAATGCACGATTTTATTAATACAAATGTTGAATCTCATCAAAATGAAACCGTTTTTAATTTACACATATGTGAAACAAGTGAATTTGACGTAAGTTTAACAAAATCTACTACACTATCTTTTATCGTTTCAAAAAAGAACATTAAAATTGTCACGAAAAAATGGATTAATTCAAATCAAGAAAGCATGATTGGCAAAAGCTATATCATTCCAACGAAAGCTTTTCACTACTTCTTACCAATTATTTCTGAAACTGAAGATGAATTAAATATTCAAGTTCAAAGCTTTGGACTACATGGTGAACTTTTATTAAATGAAAGATTACTTATTGATAAAAACAACAAATACAATGCCAAAATTACTACTTTCTTTGAAACATTAGATGAAAATGTAAATAAAGTATTACGAGGATTGCAAATTCATTGTATGTAAAACTACTACAATAGTAAAAAGGAGAATATAATGAAAAAACTATTATTAAGCGCACTATTATCATTAGGATTTTTAACTATTCCATTCACAAATGCTGAGGCAGCTACAACGAAAGATCAACTGATTGTAAACACTAAGTTAAATAAAATGGATTATTATCAAAACGGAAAATTCATAAAGAGTTTTACTGTCGCTACTGGAAAAGCAGCTACTCCTACACCTAAAGGTACTTTCCAAATCGTAAATAAAATTAAAAATCGTCCTTATTACACAGGCAAAATTAAAGGCGGAGATCCACGTAATCCACTTGGTGACCGTTGGCTCGGACTAAACATGGCAGGAACTTACGGAACAACTTATGCGATTCATGGTACGAACAATAATCAGGCCATTGGTAAGTGGACAACACTAGGTTGTATTCGTATGTATAACAATGATATACACTGGTTATTTGAGCGTATTCCCCAGCAAGCTACTGTCACTGTAAAATAACCTAAAAGCGCGATTTACGTGTAGCCAAGAATTTTATGTCTTGGCTTATTTTATTTCTTCATTTACAGTAGCAAAACAACTGTATTTACATATATAATGGGAATAGATTGTGTTAAATGAAATTAAAACATTGATAAACATGGATATTAAAATTATACAGTTATAATATTTTATAAATTTTACAATACATACTATAATAGAATTACTGTAATTCTTAAATATTCAGTTTCGCTAAACAACTCCCCTTGCTACTTTCATGATTATTTTATGGCGGGGGCTTATTATATGTATAAACAATCTGAGTCATCCGAAAAATGATGAATTCGAATATTGCAGTAAAAAGCGTTATTTAGGAGGTGTTACTATGACGCATATACTGGTGATTGAAGACAACCCAGATATACAAGAACTGATTCGTGAATTTTTAATGGCACAAAATTTTACCGTTGATGTCGTTGGCGCTGGAACAGAAGGTATACTTCTTT
This genomic interval carries:
- a CDS encoding L,D-transpeptidase codes for the protein MKKLLLSALLSLGFLTIPFTNAEAATTKDQLIVNTKLNKMDYYQNGKFIKSFTVATGKAATPTPKGTFQIVNKIKNRPYYTGKIKGGDPRNPLGDRWLGLNMAGTYGTTYAIHGTNNNQAIGKWTTLGCIRMYNNDIHWLFERIPQQATVTVK